One region of Anticarsia gemmatalis isolate Benzon Research Colony breed Stoneville strain chromosome 2, ilAntGemm2 primary, whole genome shotgun sequence genomic DNA includes:
- the Dh44 gene encoding corticotropin-releasing diuretic hormone 44 isoform X1: protein MMWWALWCAVVVAGGVGAAAAPAPDALSPLDMVQMDSPTPDDESLGYVSTMGGRYAAGAPWLYLLAEVPRDSQRLSEVHEGRARPKRKMPSLSINNPMEVLRQRLLLEVARKQMREANQRQAVANRLFLQNVGKRGFWANSAPSRYDN, encoded by the exons ATG ATGTGGTGGGCTCTTTGGTGCGCCGTGGTGGTGGCTGGAGGAGtcggtgcggcggcggcgcccgcGCCCGATGCGCTCTCGCCCCTCGACATGGTACAGATGGACTCGCCCACACCTGACGAC GAAAGTCTCGGCTACGTATCTACGATGGGCGGACGCTACGCGGCCGGCGCGCCCTGGCTCTACCTGCTCGCCGAAGTGCCCCGCGACTCACAG AGGCTGTCTGAGGTGCACGAGGGGCGCGCGCGACCGAAGCGCAAGATGCCGTCGCTGTCCATCAACAACCCCATGGAGGTACTCCGGCAGCGGCTCCTGCTCGAGGTCGCCCGCAAGCAGATGCGCGAAGCCAACCAACGGCAGGCCGTCGCCAACCGACTCTTCCTGCAAAATGTTGGCAAACGAG GATTCTGGGCCAACTCCGCTCCATCCCGCTACGACAACTAG
- the Dh44 gene encoding corticotropin-releasing diuretic hormone 44 isoform X2, with product MMWWALWCAVVVAGGVGAAAAPAPDALSPLDMVQMDSPTPDDESLGYVSTMGGRYAAGAPWLYLLAEVPRDSQAAGRVKRRMPSLSIDLPMSVLRQKLSLEKERKQQALRAAANRDFLNDIGKRGFQWSPSAQQVRYY from the exons ATG ATGTGGTGGGCTCTTTGGTGCGCCGTGGTGGTGGCTGGAGGAGtcggtgcggcggcggcgcccgcGCCCGATGCGCTCTCGCCCCTCGACATGGTACAGATGGACTCGCCCACACCTGACGAC GAAAGTCTCGGCTACGTATCTACGATGGGCGGACGCTACGCGGCCGGCGCGCCCTGGCTCTACCTGCTCGCCGAAGTGCCCCGCGACTCACAG GCGGCCGGCCGAGTGAAGCGTCGCATGCCGTCGCTGTCCATCGACCTGCCGATGTCGGTGCTGCGTCAGAAGCTCAGCCTGGAGAAGGAGAGGAAGCAGCAGGCCCTCCGCGCTGCCGCCAACAGAGACTTCTTGAACGACATCGGTAAACGAG GTTTCCAGTGGTCTCCGTCGGCACAGCAAGTCAGATACTACTAA
- the Dh44 gene encoding corticotropin-releasing diuretic hormone 44 isoform X3 encodes MMWWALWCAVVVAGGVGAAAAPAPDALSPLDMVQMDSPTPDDESLGYVSTMGGRYAAGAPWLYLLAEVPRDSQVASSELDVRPRRSFSVNPAVEVLQRGALNNYMEKIAQKNRSFLDRVGKRGHWSVQN; translated from the exons ATG ATGTGGTGGGCTCTTTGGTGCGCCGTGGTGGTGGCTGGAGGAGtcggtgcggcggcggcgcccgcGCCCGATGCGCTCTCGCCCCTCGACATGGTACAGATGGACTCGCCCACACCTGACGAC GAAAGTCTCGGCTACGTATCTACGATGGGCGGACGCTACGCGGCCGGCGCGCCCTGGCTCTACCTGCTCGCCGAAGTGCCCCGCGACTCACAG GTGGCAAGTAGCGAGTTGGACGTGCGTCCGCGCCGCTCTTTCTCTGTGAACCCGGCCGTCGAAGTACTACAGCGCGGCGCCTTGAACAACTATATGGAGAAAATCGCACAGAAAAACAGGAGCTTCCTCGACCGTGTTGGGAAACGAG gacACTGGAGCGTTCAAAACTGA